One Styela clava chromosome 4, kaStyClav1.hap1.2, whole genome shotgun sequence genomic window, ACCATTGTAAATATCCCAGTTGAGATTAATAgttatttctaaaaatataattgCATTAAAAAAGATATTTCATGGCCAGTGTTCTTCAATGTCCAATAGTATTGAGCTACAGCGATGAAGTAGTCAATTAGGAATATAAGCCTTCGAAGGAGGCAACTAAATTGCATATTACATTGTTCTTTCACGAATGCGTAGGACTAGGTGATACTATGTATTTTCGATCGAACCAATGGTGGTTTCTTTTTCAGAATATATGTTGCAGATTTTGTGTTCTACTCTTagaaatatatacataaatacaaATTAATCTACAAACTGAAGCTAACTTCAGACGACCTATATTAATCTATGCAACATAAGAGCATCACAAACATCCTAGTTGCGAGGGTGTCCAATCTGGAAAGTGGAGAAATTGCTCCCAAATACGTTAAATTCCTTAACCTTGTTCATTTGCATGACTCTGGACACATATGTTGCATAACATTATCTTGATACACTGCACGTACATCCGTTTTTCACTGTCACAATACCGCTTTGGAAACTTGAGAAAAGTGATATTCAGCTATTGTCCTTTTGTGAGTCACGAAGATCTATCTTCTTCAATGCGGGTTGTATCAAAGGTAAAGGCTAAAAAGTCCCCGAGAGAAGCTTGAAACAAATTCTATGGGCTATAACTTGGATTAGAGTCACGAAATTTCGTTCAGAGCGGCTTTCTTATTTTATAACAGATCACATACCAATAAAGATCATAACTCAGCTTCTGCTTCGTTACTTCTAACAAATAGTATTTAAGTAGGCTACAACAAATTACATCAACAAGTTATTAATTTCCACAATATAGCACAGCATATAGCAGTTTAATATCAATCTAAGACATATGTCTTTTGCCAACAAATGCTAGACATTACAGGGCGAACAGTCATTTTGGCCGAATAAGAAAGGGTATTTGTTAAACCAAATCAGAATTGATTCGttgaatttaacaaaatatgcatcatgaatatgattatgtttattatatatatatatatataacattccGAATACACTGAAGTATAGAAAATAAGAAAGACGACCTGCCAAGTCAAGAGCATGACTTCTTCATTTTCGACTATTCGACTTTCTTCATTTTCGactattcaaaattttgaaaggaataaatttttttcagagactctcacacaaaaaaaatttgttttgatgagCAAGAGGTTTTACTTATGAATAAATGGAAATTCCATTAAGTCACAATATTGTGTCGAAAAGCATCAAAAACAGATAATTAAAACAAGATTGTAATAACATCCTGTGAATTGCATAATATCTATATACCACATCCTATTATTGacatataatttttgaaaacctTGAATTATAGCAAGTTTAGCAAAATGCATCATTAAATTAACATGGAAATGTACTGATGCTATTCCTATATCACGTTGACAGTTCCAATGATAAGCCAATGCAGAATATTTATAAGGATTTTTTTACTCATGCTCCAAGTATAAGTAaatccagtggcggcgcgtcaatagggccaaccggggcaatgccccggttgtttattcggtataataaaaaatattcgaaaaatacctcaatatcggttgcacagactgtctccactagccatattctcccgacatggttcatttttcgctcgcaaagccttcgccgaacgtcgacggggcgacgccgattttgccccggttgctcattgtatatcgtattctctcttttatcttccactcgccgcgtttgttttctgtttcttttactaaatcatcggggctagccccgaaattatgacgacacaatgccgacgtttcttacaacaacgtgttgacatattcacgcattccttcttgttcgttggttgcttgaagagttgatagtttcctcgccttcgtttttgtcgcttgtttcgctatttgaatcagttagagacctttagtccatttgctttcgattttccacattccttttgagctcctcacttctttccggctccgcatttcttagccttagacctcataatgaataaggttgatgcactacttcgcactccgttttcgcagctgccgctggaacaaaaattagaggtacaacgtcttgggccttatcaaccaaaaaattgttcactggaacaatcccatgacggaggaaagcgtcggcgtacattctgcgcagaaacttggtataaaaaacacgaatggttgtgttacagccaggacaaaaatgcatttttttatttttattgcctactttttgctaccgcccgtgactcacgttggtgtaaatttggttttagagatcttaaacatctttccgagcgtgccagggatcatcaatcttctatggagcatctggacaatgcagtaaaataccgaacattcggaaatgttaatattgcagtgttacagccttacaacgcgaagtcaaaattgatagctcaaacttatgacggcgcggcagtcatgagtgggtcgaaacatggtgttcaagtatatataaaagaagattttcctcatgcgcattttttacattgttatgcacaccaatttaacctcgttattaaaaatatgtgtcttgatacccctctcgtccgtatatttgttgcaaatgtttcggggttttcttcatttttttccgtttcgccgaagcgctctgacctccttcgccagatatgtagccgccgtctcccagcttgtgcaccaacacgttggaactttcAATCACgtgtggtgcagggcgtgtccgaaattaggtctgaactcattgagtgtttcagtggcattcagagctctccggtttgggacgaacgctctgtgagggaggccgcaggtctaaagcgtttgctagaagatggtgagttttcattttttctcgcttttttctccacaatattctatcacgtggatgtattatacggcgcattgcagtcaaggctaatggatggagcgtctgtgcagtcgtgtatttcagacttcggcgatgctgtatctcgtatccgggaaacaataaaatacgacgacacatggagtgcttctttacgccgcgggcaaacaacgcagcgtttgattttgcctgcaaaggaatgctgtgacattctggtgaatcaaataggcgatcgtctgcgcactgaacaccttgccgcgttctctttgatgaaccccaaaaatttttcaaaatttgctcgtcaatttcccatccatttgttggctactgtctccaaattttaccccatgataaacgtgggtaaattagaaaatgaattgcgatgtatatacaccaatcaaacttttttgaacatcacatcaacttgcgcgctctatgggttcctcatagataacactctagtaactacttttgcggcgtctgcaaaatttctggacatcattttgacgacgcctatttcttccgccgacgcagagcgaacattcagcacgctgaagcgtattgaAACGtttctcagaaacacaatgaagcaagatagattaaattccttggctgttttatccattcacagagacgttatttctgggatgcatgactttaatcagcgcgttattgagcattttgcttccaagaaaccgcggcgtgttgcatatatgttcaagcagtagaagtctagcagcatatatatctatgaacgagcgacgcatgtccttatctttgcattaactttcctttcttcatagtaacgttttaaaccttattttaggttttgtctgctttccccaagtttctgttaatatgtcattgtatttatctgggtaaatattgtcttttcttttgaaagaggtttcaaaataaactatgtctatatttattaatcccttgacttggaccggttttaaagacactttcttatcgttaaaaattgtcgcttttgccgattggttaataccgatggaatggtttttatactcataaaatgatgggagaacttacagcgctcatcctgtccccgtagatgggggtgacttggtcccgcagtagcttgccccggttgtcaaaatgaccacgctcCGCCACTGAGTAAATCCATTCTCGTCATACGAAATGTAGCGAGCCTGTCTATTAGGATTTAGGATATTCTTAAAATTCAGTACCAGATGAAATAACTAATTGATCAATAGCACCGAAgtataagaaaaataaaatgacataCTGCTGATTTCAAATATGTGCTTTAAAGAGATAATGATGTATAACCACATATGGCATCGGTCAGAAGATTCCAGATTGCCAGGCATGTCAAACTTGAGTCCTAAGAGGGTCAAAAATCTTACCTTCATCGAAACAAGGTCAGAAATCACGACTATCATACAATGAGTTTGAATGATTGGTATATTAAGGGATACACTATATATTCAATAGCATTAAAAAGCTAGTGTAATgtaagtgtatgtaccaatctggaggtaactaattttgttcgaccactttacatcaagttgtataaaaggactgaaacctatggataGGGGGATATtaaattggctaacacagacagtccccgaactagtaatagaactaatatataaaggaaaatcggaataaaactatggcctaccCATAACCTGGTAAATACACTACGGTGGTACCGATTTAAAGACCGGATTAAAATCTACATCGTTCCTTGAACGAAATTCTTTCCCAATAACCTCCATCGATTTGAATATTATCAAATTAGCAAGAGCGATTGATAGACGTCGCGTGCCAACCTTTTTTCATCTGTCATAGTCAAAACTAGCTATCTGGAAACCTTTAATGGCCGAACAATAATTTTTTCCTAAATGCATTCGTTCACAAAATTGCAATGCCAGTGAGAAGAACCATACTGCGCAGGAATTTGAGTCATAAATAGTAAGCACTAAATGTTGATATAGACATGCAGTCCTAGCCTAAATCAAAACTTTGGCGACTGgcgttattttaaatttgtaggCCACGCATTGTTACATTAGTTTGTAATAAGTCCAAAATACCACAGAGTTAGTCGTCGGGAATCGTGATGTTTTTTTAGTTTCTGAAATGAACGCCGTTGTTTGAGATCACCAAACATTGGTCACCGCCAGGGTTATAATAAACCTAAATTTTTATTAGATATATTCGTATTCACGGAGACTAAACTGTGATTGTTTTGGTATAGTATGACACGCATGTTGCATAACATTATCTTGATACACTCACTACACGTACGTCCGTTTTTCACTGTCACAATACCGCTTCGGAAACTTGAGAAAGGTGATCTTCAGCTATTCTCCTTATGTGAGTCATAAAGCCCTCTTCTTCTTCAATGTACAATGGGTAAATGCATAAAATAGTCCCCGAGAGAAGcttgaaacaaattttatggGCTTTGACTTGCATTAGAGTCACGAAATTTTGTTCAGACCGGATTTCCTATTTTATAACAGATCACATACCAATAAAGATCATAACTCAGCTTCTACCTCGTTACTTCCAACAAATAGTGTTTTCGTGAACGTTATATGTCGACGAAGGTTGGTGAAAATTAATGGAGAAACAACAATGTGTCCTTTTCCATACTGCAgtcgatataaaaaaaaaaaggttacgGACTTCGTAACTTGGGTTGTCAATTCTCAACAACCCATCATTTACATGGACTGAAATCATTTATACACGTGCCTAATTGGATTCGAAACTGCGAACTCATACAGGATAACCTGCTGCACAATGACAAGCCCCACATTACTTCAGCACAAAAATGAACAAAGTTGATAAtataaatctttttattttgcaaatggGAATCATACACAAAATCACAATTATTAGTAAGTAAAATGAATTCAGGCATCTTCAATGTGGATCTGAGGAAACATATATCAACACCGGACCAAACAAAGGAACAAGTCACAGTTAACATCAAGTTATTAATTTCCACTATACAGCACTTCTCTATCAGTGTAATATCAATCCAAGACATGTTACTTTTGTCAAGAAATTCTAGACAGCACAGGGCGAACACTCATTTCGGCCGAAAAAGAATTGATCCGTAATTGATGGTAAACCAacaaaaaatcgttaaatttaacaaaatatgcatcatgaatatgattatgtttattatatatataacattttgaatacacTTAAGTATAGAAAATGAGTGAGACGACCTGCCAAGTCAAGAGCATGACTTACAAAATGTTATTCTCATCCtctataaaattttgaaacagatATTTGTCTACAGAGACACCacgcaaaaatatttgttttgatgAGGTTTCAGCTATCAATAAATGGAAATTCCACTAAGTCGCATTATTGTGTCGAAAAGCATCAAAAACAGATGATTAAAACAAGATTATAATAACATACTATGAATTGCATAATATCTATACCACATCCTATTAAtgacatttatttttatgaaaacctCCAATCATAGCAAGTATAGCAAATTGCATCATTGAAATTAACATAGAAATGTACTGATGCTACTCCTATATCACTTTGACAGTTCCAATGATAGGCCGATGCAGAATATTTATAAGGATTTTTTTACTCATACTCCAAGTATAGGTAAATCTATCCTCGTCATACAAAATGCAGCGAGCCAGCCTATTGGGATATTCTTAAAATTCAGTATCAGATGAAATAACGAATCAATAGCACCGaagtaagaaaaatcatatgATATACTGCTGGTTTCAAATATGTGCTTAATAAGAGATAATGATGGATTATCACATGTGACATCAGTCAAAGATTTAAGATCGCCAATCAAGTCAAACTTGCATCCTaatagaaatcaaaattttttacttttcaacAAAACAAGGTCAGAACTCTTAATCATCATACAATAAATCTGAATGATTGGTAGATAAAGTGatataatataaattcaatAGCAATCTAGTAAATAAGATTTGGCTGAAATCATAATAGCTATAATAACAAATAGAGATGACAAAATAGTAATATTCATGGGTATATTCcaatatatattgttatatattatcattgaataaacatatttatttaacaGAGCAAAAAATAGAACGCTGTATTTTTAACTTATCGGCTCTTATATATGAACAATGATCAACGTCAAGCATCATTAAAAGTTGAATATCAAAGAAGGCAGCAAACTTCTCCCAATTTACATTTATCACAACAATGGAGATGTCATCAAATAAATAACTTACCACTCTTGGCATATGTCATAGCATATATTCACAGCATAACATAATGGAACTGATTTTACTGGATGAATAGTGAAGCTTTTTGTGATAACACAGAACAATACAATATACTTTTTTCAATATCGAATCttcaaataacatttttaaaataacgaAACATGAAGACAAAATTACCTCACTCAAACCAAATTCTTGACATCACGAAAAATCACATTATTATAAGATAAAAATcaaagaatgaaaaatattgcaaCTGAACATTTCAAGTTAGATTAGAGAGATATCATATCACTGATAACAGATCATAAAATACTCAACACAAATGTTTGACAGAGAAAAGAAAATCTACTATAGGTGATAAGATATCAATCTATCAATCAATCATAACAACAATCAAGTAGTAGTTTTTGCATCAACAAAATCAGAATGATTCGATTCTATTCAACCGTTTAAAGTCTTCTAATAATCTCTCTCTATATCTCTATTTAACTCTGCTCAATAGCAGTTAGACAGCCTTTCAGCACTTGGACAATAgcctgaaaaaaagaaaaaaaaatgttttatgcaAACTCGAGTATAGTTGTTGCAGTAGCTAATGTTAATATGAATCAACCATTAGCAGGAAGACGTAAATTCAGATGATATTGTCAATCCATTGTATCTTCCGACCAGAGCTTCCAACATAATGGAGCGGTGGTTCCCACCCGGTGGGAAATTTGACGACTGCAGGTGGGAAATAGAATGCTCCTCTAAAAAATGTACGCacaacaacaaaattattaaatattacacaatgaaaatcacaatataTGACATGAAGCGGAAATGACTCCCATTCAATTATGGAAACTTTACTAAAATATCACGTTGTTCGCCATGATATTCTCATGGTGCTacttaatttattttgatttttggtCGGCCGATAACAGCCTCACAGACATGTCTCGAACGAGCACCAATGCTGACTAAACCTGTCATAagttaaatgaaaattttattttcattttatagaacTAATTTGAGGGAAATAATTACCTTGGAATGTTTGACTTCAAGTTCCCCAAGCTCGATTAAATTCTTCCTAAAAGCTGTAACACGTCGACCTTTGAACTCTGTTAATTCCTGTTTACCAACTTCAGAAAGCTTTTCAAACTTCTCTCGAGTTTCAACTTGATTCTTTTCTGCCTGAATACAGAAAATTGTAAATGGAAACTGGATCAGTATGAGCAATAAGCGAGCAACAAATACAAGATtcaagaatatttcaattttcaatagaGCAAATATTAAGAGAAAATTACAAACCTGGTTTACATTCTTTCCCTTTGCTCTTGCTTTATCCAATTCTTTATTTGCAGTTTCATAATTTGCCATAGCTCTAGCACGACGATATAGCAAGTCCTGTATAgtaaaacaatacaaaataaaatattctgaacTATGTTTTAATGTAATAATGTCCAGCAAAAGAGGATAATATTTCTTATATATCATTCAATCATTTGTTCAATAACAGTCAACTAACCTTGCATGCCTGAGTGTCACGCATATAATAACGCAGAAGATCTGATAATTTTAAATCTTCATCTGATGAAACTCTCGACATCAGTTTCTGGAAAAATTAGACAATACAGTATCAATCAATTTGACAGTCATTATATACATAATtgaaaataggcaaatatattttaatgctAGTTGAGAATAGTATGGTgatctaatttatcaaaaacataaaatcacATAAAATGACATCTTACCCTGATTTTTTCTAACGTGTCATGGACTTTCAACAACAtcctaaatatgaaaaacaaaaatgagtatgcaggaatataaatattttataaatattatgtaGAACATGAGCCGGTAGATTCAAGATCTACGTTGCTACCACCGCATGATAATCAATAATCCAAATATGCAATTTTTAAACGAATTAAGCTTCATATAGAAATAAAATCTTTGCTATTGTATAAAATAGGAAAACTAACCAAGAACCTGGCAATCACAGATAAAAGCTTTAACAAAGGGATAGCCAAAGGGATTAGGTGAGTGCAATTTAACCTGTAGGATTCaggataataaaaatgaaataaatgcaTTTTGGGATGAAGCTACAGATATATTACAGCTACATACAAGACAACCCAACTATACTGCTTTATTATCATTAAAACTGTTGTTTATATGGTTATTCAGACTTCACATTTGGTTTGAAACTTGGAGTGTCtatttatttagaaaaaaaaacctCAAACATCTGCATATGAATTACCTTATTACCTGCCAAAATTTGATACAAATATGACCACGAATGTACTTACCACATATTGTTGTTCCAACTTAATCTAGCAGCATGTTAATAGAATTTATTGCACATGATCAACAAGTATTTTATTCTGATATTCTATGGATCTGGTCATAAAGAAATCCTATATATATGGCCAACAGTTGGCTATGAACGTAGTCAAAGGATGGCTTAATGAAAGTGTAACTGCTAAGAAACTACCTGTCGAATTGGGATTGATGACTGCTTCCAATAGAATATTCGATTGTTGCCAGAGACTGCAGATTCCTGGCAATAGTCAAGCAATCATCTGCACATTCTGAATATAAAATGCAAATCAGTATGTTAGAGTGATGTGGGTGATGTAGTGTTGAATTAGATGCTATCTATTTCACCAGAAATTCTCAGTTGTGACTCTTTCTGTaatcagaaaacaaaaaatcttACGTCTATGAGTCTTTGTAAATTTATCAGATTTCCCTGTTGCATCTTTAATTCTGCTGTGATATTCTGTGATGAATGATTTCTcatgttcaaaaaaatcatCAGTATCCTAGACAAGAAAATAGCTTTTAGTTGCATGAAATATCAAGCAAGACAAGAAATTGTATCTTAGTAATATCACTATCACAAGGAGCATAATTACGGTAGATGATAAAAAGTATGCAGACTTGAATTGACAAGGATCGAATGTTAGTCATGCCACAAATAGCAAAGGATTCGACTCTGATTACTACACTTCCTGGATTCAAATTGACACAAGacaattgaattaaacattGGTTTGGACTGTGATAATTGATGACCAACGCCACGTcagaaaaaatgatttgaatgtGTGTCACCACAGCTAATagtctataccaggggtgtCCAACAGGTGACCCATGGGCCACAATCTGGCCCGCCAAGCAATTTAATGTGGCCTTTAAACACTCAAGTTTTTTTCCCATCACGCATGAAATTTGAATTCGAAATTATCCGCTGTGTTTCTAAATGTTCCGCCACATTGCCCACTGTATTTAATACTGCAAGACCAACTGACAAAATATCTTGGCACATCCCCAGTCTATACTAAAGCATTCGGAGCACAGCTGAAGAAGAAGGAAAATAAGTGAAAATGTAGCAACCTTTTGTCCAGACAAGATCAATGCCTCATCAGCAGATTTTGTTATGTTCTTGAAAAATCCAGATAAAagttcttttttgtttttgcccCTTACATTCAGCTGTGAATAAATAGATTAGCACTTTTATTAGCATTATAAAATGATACATATGATATCTAAGGCCCTGTAAATTCCACAAATATCCGGACGCTTGATCACATCTAAATATCTGAATAACAAAGTAAGAATAGTacatcaaattttgtaaaacaaaACATCTTTAATGATGAACAAactgaaaaagaagaaaaatgttaCCTCATTTTCATACACTAGAAAAACTTTGAAATTGCTATCAGTTCTCAAGCTTGGATGTGCTGCAATTCTGCATAAGAAAATCTCATGCATTGCCACTGTTTTCTTAAAAATCGCCAGATATTCCCTGTAAGAAATGATATATAAATTGACAAcatataataattaataacaTACACatcaaaacatttataataatattgagATGTAATTACAACAATCCATACCTTTTGCATTCTGAAATATGTGAAACTAATGTTGTGGTAATGAATAAACCAGCTATGAGCAACCCTGGATATCGAATATTTAATGCAAATTGTGCactacaatttatttttaaattttgatattccaATATTGTTTTACGTCAAGCCTACCGGTATGTCCTGGACATTAAGATTATATCCAGTGAATATACAAAGTGGACCTGTTCATATTTTTGACCTTAGACAACCGCAGCATGCATCACAGCTTCCAAATACCGTTATATTTCGCATCTCGAAAGTTACCgtatgtattagatttatgcGAAGCGTTTCATCATGTTAATGTACTTTCCTAGAAACTTCTTGTTACTGAGTTCCAAATAAAGAAAACCTTAACATTTTGAATCACACCACAGTATACACACTAGAAGtatgatttgaaaaaatccCAAAAtccttttaattttttaaacagGTAATAGgtatataaagaaaattttgataGTGTATCGAATTTTGCCTTCACTTACGCTTCAAGTTCTTGCTTCATTCTTGTGAACTCTTCTTTTGTCATTGATCCTTCACCTTCGCTCAATTTTCCCAATTTCTCTCGAGATGCTTCAAAATCTGGCTTTGGAGGAGCAGGTGGAATCTAAGGATACATGATTAGGTTACATCGATATTTTTCCAGCAgcaattcaattttagttcacACATTTTTTCGTATAGTGTTTGCATAAATCATTGTTTAGCATTGGTAAACAAATAGTGACTTATACTTGCTGTATCTATGATTTACCTAAGACAAACTAATatatcaaattcaaaaatataatgcTTGAGTGTTAATATAGATATATTGTAGTGGTTATTAAAACTCTCCTCTATTTTTAACTGAATTTCACTAGCCTCAAAGACACTAAAAAAACACTTTAATTCAACTGAATAATGATAGATTTTGTATATGGTGCACGATagggaaattttaaattgttcagtCATGAAAGGGTCAACACAAATAAGTTAGTCATACCAGGGAAAGTACATTCATATACCATGAGTGAATCttcttcaaaaaatttattgacaGTTTATTTCTCTAATACTAAGCAGGCATCTTTAAAAATGCTGTTGTTTCTTGATCAATTGAGTTTGAAGTTTAGTACTCAACAAATTTGAACAACGCAAGTAAGGTAATTTGGTaatataatcattatttttatgatCTCTCTGAAAGTAGTTTTAATTATTCCACAATTCTAAATTAATCTAAATTGTCTAGTTTCTTTGCTCATTATTTTCAATAAGCTGATTTTCGTTCACTTTCTTGgtgatgaaaaaaatgtttacgAGCCAATTTATTTAAGATATACCAGTAAATATGAGCTGGGTAAATATGagtgtataataaaaataaagtccaTAATTGGGTAACCACATTGTACTTGAACAAACAACAGCAAATTTCGAGAAAGGTGACACTGAcatctattattatttatttataaattgagAGGATATTTTATTAGTGAGTACAGATAGCCAAAACAGATATATCATTATTacaaatacattctaaaaatatttttgaatacattctaaattgcGCCAGGTTTAACAAAGAAATTTGCTTTTTCCTTCACaaattatcataagttgaaTGACTGAAGAACTATATTGGCCCTAATTTCCAGGTGTCAAATGATCAAGAGGACATAttttaacattaaattattcagcttcaatcaaaaaataaatgaagaattTGCTATATCGTACATAAGTTCTGCAACTTCtgatgtatttgaatatttgattgattttaGACATGCCTATTTGTGagcatttcaatttatttaagtCGATACCATACAACATCAGCCCAGCAAGGTACCAATCGACCTACTAGATCGCAACCCATTTCCTGTCCGTTGTATTCTATTGCTTTGTAACAAACAATAAAGATTTGTCATGGTACCATTATCAATACATATAAAGACTCATTATCCAATTATGAAGTGATACGGTAATGATTATAATCAATATACAAGACATTGTGTATTGACTAATGacttcttcaaacaaatttGGTAAAAGATAGtaagttattttttcaaatttctatgaAAATGAATTCACAGCTGACATTACTGAGATTGAATATCACATAACGATAAAAGCAATGGGCACTTAGCTAGCTGTATTGTTGCAATTTTATCTTATGAAATATCTTAATAATGATAAGTGCATTATAAGCCAAtaattacaatgaaaataaagttATTTATGTACCATCCTATCATCCTGCAGGTTGAGTTAAATTTGTAACCAACATAAGGAAACTCCATCGAAAAGAGCCAAGTATTTGCTGGATTCTATATATGATAAGCTGATAACTTAAATCCTGTTAGTCATTCGGCATAGTGGTTACATTGCTAGTACAAGTATAGTGGGACTCAACATACTTTTCAATTTCACACATAATTTCTAATATAATCGTAAACTGAAATATATTCTTCCCAGAGAATTAAGTTGCGTGCTAACACTAACAAATCCCTTTAATGAGCTATCTGTAGATAATGGTCATCagttaaaattaataaatcatcTTATCCTTCACGTTGtgcataatttcaaaatataaaaatagcaaTATCATACATAACATACCAGAATTTCACCAgaggaaaattttttattcagtaaagcATCAAAAAATAGTACCGTACCGTACTTCAAATGAAAAGTTCTAACAGAATAtgttttggggctcccg contains:
- the LOC120325688 gene encoding sorting nexin-6-like: MMDGLDDSPDLLSEEGEKSQRSVSVDLTDNSLVVDISDALSEKEKVKFTVHTRTTMKEFEKSEYSVVRQHEEFVWLHDAYVENENYAGILIPPAPPKPDFEASREKLGKLSEGEGSMTKEEFTRMKQELEAEYLAIFKKTVAMHEIFLCRIAAHPSLRTDSNFKVFLVYENELNVRGKNKKELLSGFFKNITKSADEALILSGQKDTDDFFEHEKSFITEYHSRIKDATGKSDKFTKTHRQCADDCLTIARNLQSLATIEYSIGSSHQSQFDRMLLKVHDTLEKIRKLMSRVSSDEDLKLSDLLRYYMRDTQACKDLLYRRARAMANYETANKELDKARAKGKNVNQAEKNQVETREKFEKLSEVGKQELTEFKGRRVTAFRKNLIELGELEVKHSKAIVQVLKGCLTAIEQS